The following DNA comes from Nicotiana sylvestris chromosome 10, ASM39365v2, whole genome shotgun sequence.
CGTAAGGTGAGATTAGTTCACTCGATAGCTCTAGATCTTTCCTTTTTGATTCGTATAAACAATTTTTTTCGTATTTGTATTATGTATATTGTATTTGAGATTTTGTGTTTGGTTTTTTTAGGGTTAATATGGAACCTATGGACATTGTTGGTAAAAATAAGGAGGATGCTTCGCTTCCCAAAGGTTATTTTCTTCCCTTCTCCCTATATTCCATGTTCTATTTTGTTTTTGCATGTTTGCGCCTCGATTAAGCTACTAAATATGCCTACCACTTCCCACCATCCCTGGTATTGCGTAACTGTGTCCACCAAAGCTTGGACAAATGCAAAGAAATCACCTAATGTTTTTTTATTATCGCTATAATTTGAACCTGAGACCTCATGGTTTTCCACCgacttcattgaccactaggccGCACCCTTGAGTGCAAAGTTTATGTTTCACTTTTGTATACCTAACTTGAAGAAAGGACAATTATTTAGTATTGGAATGGAACGGCTCCGAATGGAGTGGAATGTATATTCAGGACTTGTATAGCTGTGCACAGACTAGTTTGGAATTTGGCATAGTTTGTAATTGAAGAGCTTTTGAGTGGATGAATATGATGTAATCGCGCAAGGGTTGATGATTAAGTGCTTGTTTGGAAGGTATTGGGTTATGCCAATATAGTTGCATGCCTTTGCGACTTTTATGATTCAGGGAGGGGAGGTTTTCTTCTGAAATCTAAGAGATGCATTTAATACAATTTATGGAGCATGCATTGACTTGCAATGACTAAAGTAGTTGACATGTATAGGCCTCTCTGTGAACTACGGTGGCAAGTAAATGCTATAAATTTGGAACAGCACATGCATGTTGATGTCACTGCTTTCCCTCAGATTTGTTTGTACGAAATTTATTGAGTTCCCTTTTGACTAAAAGTTAGAAGTATTCGGTGAGAAGAATTGTATAATAGCTGGAACTTTCTATATTTCCCTTAGGATAATATTAGCACTATTGAGATACTAGAAAACTGGATGATCAGTCCTTCTCCATATGTGGACGAGTGCTGTAGCTGGAATAGAGGGTTTGCCTTGTTTTCCCAAAGTTTGTTGGAGAAAATCTTCTCAGATGAATGGTTGCTAAACATTGGATAAAGTGTCTCCAGTGGTTTGGGTTTCTGTGTCGTAGTTGAAAATAGAGTTGAGAAATTGGGTTGAGCAGTGAACACTTTCTAAAGTATTAGATCAGTTTGATAACTTATTGGTTCTTGTATGTTCCAATTTCTCTAGGTTTTCTTATTATATGATGTGAAAAATTACTGAAGTTCTGTCAcatattctctctctctctctcgcttTGTGGTACAGTATGCTAATTGTGTTAGGCTGATGAGATTGATGATCTCAATTGAAAACAATGGTATTATAGGAATTATTGTTGCCTCTGGGACGAAGATGGTAAGATACTGATGGAAGAtgcccagattaagaggagatgacaGACATACTTCCATAAACTTCTGAACGAAAAAGGGGATCGGAATATTGTGCTAGGCGAATTGGAGCATTCAGAGAGTCACCGTGACCTCGGGCATTGCAGGCGTATCAAGGTTGAGGAGGTCGTgggggctatgcgtaagatgagtagaGGCAGAACAACCGGACCAGACGAGATCCCagtggaattttggaagtgtgtagggagagcaggtttggagtggttgactgggctgtttaatgttatttttaaggcaAAGGGGATGCcggatgagtggaggtggagtatggtggttccattgtataagaacaaaggtgatatccagagttgtaacaattataagagtatcaaattattgagtcataccatgaaagtatgGGAGAGGGTCGTTGAAGCGAGGGTGAGGATGACAGTGTCTAtatcagacaaccagttcgggttcatgccgggtcgttCAACCACATAAGCTATACATcttgttaggaggttggtggagcTGTAAAGGGAGAGAAAGAaagatctgcacatggtgtttattgacctagagaaagtgtgacaaggttcctagagaaattctctggagatgcttggaggcaaaAGGTGTGTCGGTTCCCTATATTATGGCGATTagggacatgtatgatggggctaagactcgggttaggacggtaggaggcgactctgagcatTTCCCGGTTGAAATAGGgttacaccaaggctctgcgcttacaccaaggctctgcgctcagtccgttcttattcgccctggtgatggatgcgttAACAAACCAtatccaaggggaggtgccatggtgcatgctatttgctgatgacatagttctgatcgATGAGTCACGAACCGGTGTTAACGAGAGACTGGAAGTTTGGAGACAGACTcatgagtctaaaggtttcaagctgAGCAGAACGAAGatagaatacttggagtgtattTTCAGCACTGAGCCGGGGGAAGTGGGCGTGGAtttgaggcttgaatcacaggttatcccaagtagagacagcttcaagtaccttgggtcggttatccacGGGGGAGgagagattgatgaagatgtcgcacatcgtattggggtaggatggatgaagtggaggttagcatctagaGTTTTGTGTGATAAGAGAGTGCCGATGATACTCAAAGGCAAATTCTATAAAGCGGTAGTTAGACCAGCTATGATGTATGGGGCTaagtgttggcctgttaagaactcacatatccaaaagatgaaagtagcagaaatgaggatgttgaggtggatgtatgggcacactaggatagacaagattagaaatgataatattcgggagaaggtgcacgtggctcccattgatgacaagatgcgggaagcgcggTTCAGATGGTTCGAGTATGTAatgaggagaagcccagatgctccagtaaggaggtgtgagcggctggttgtggagggcaagagaagaggtagagggcggcctaagaagtattggggagaagtgatcaggcaggatatggcgaaacttcagattttcgaggacatgacacttgataggaagttgtggaggtcgagtattatggttgtaggctaggaggtagttgagtctcgCGTTACTTTGTACTGTTGTGAGCCTAGTCTGGTAAGGTTGTAGTCTAAAATAACTAGGGGCATTGCCATGTCTTAATACTTTCTCTTTTCGGTGCAAAATCTATTTACTAGCCATCATTTCTGCCTTGTATTTTTCTTCTGCAAtttatgttcctatttttcctatgatctctatggtgaaactaatattctctcttgtttttcttattatcttgagccgagggtctttcggaaacagcctctctacgccttctgggtaggggtaaggtctgcgtacatactaccctccccagaccccacttgtgggattttactggttgttgttgttgtctggGTTCGCCTTATACTCTGAAGCTCATTTAGTTTTTGGCAGAAGTTCGTTATTAAGGAGGTCTCAATGTGTTTGGTTGTTGCTTTACTTCTATAATTGATTTGTTGTTTGGCTATCTGATACTGCTGTTATTTCTTTTCAGCAACTATGACAAAAATTATTAAGGAGATGTTGCCCCCAGATGTCCGTGTTGCTCGAGATACTCAGGATCTTTTGATTGAATGTTGTGTAGGTGAGTTGATTTAGTTGCTGGGTTCAGATTTTAAGTTTGGTGATATGTCATTGCTATTGTTAGTGGTGTTTGCGACTTTGCGTATAATAGCAGCTGATTTTCTCTATAAATTTAAGGGAATATGTAACATGACTAGAATTAATATTTCCAGTGTAGGATTATGGATCTAAAGGGAAACTGAGTCTAAAAGCTGTCGAGTCAAATAATGTATGGTGAGTTGTAGTAAGAACTAAGAAGAGTATGGTACAAGTGCATGGTAGTGACTAATGAGCATAAAACATGTTTAAGACATTGTGTAGGTTAATATATTAAAATAAGCTGATAAATTAACACATTTGAAGCTTATTTTAAGAGAATCGTGATAACATGTCTCTACTGCTTGAACAGGATGAGGTCCCTTCTCCTTCCTGTTCGTCCCTCTATAGATAGTTGAATGTTATCTAAcagtcaaaagaaaagaaaaacagataATTGAGTGTTATCTATTCACATACCACGATTAGATAACAAAATAATTGATTCAATTAGTATATGAAGCATCATTGTACTGGGGTTCTCTTTTTTAATTTGCATTAATTTTTGGTACTCTCTGATCTCTGCAGAGTTCATTAATCTTATCTCATCAGAATCAAATGAAGTTTGTAATAGAGAAGAGAGACGAACAATTGCACCAGAACATGTACTCAAGGCTTTGGAGGTACTAGACTTGATCTTGCAGTTCATCTTTTATGTTCATCTTCTTTATGTTGATTTTGTTTTGCAATTTTCTGCAGCATATCACTTTGAAACTGTGCTATATATGAGTTTACTTTGAGGAGATATAAGCCATTTGAAACTTGGTTTAACTTTGAGGTGATAGTAGAGTGGGAAGGACACCAATTGTAAATTTTGTTCTCCCCCTTCAAGTTTTCGTCTGAGGTTATATTGGGCCAGATATATGATCTGATGCAAATGGCCTTTCATAACTGATCCACATTTATGGTGaaatcttttattttattttatataggTCTCAAGGAACAAATATTCACCACCTTATCCAAAAAGGATTAAACAATTCATTATGAAGATCAACTGAACCAGTTTTATGTTGTTCAGTATTCTTACAGTTACTTTTGTGACCAAACAAGAGTGTTTGATCAATTTGTATCTTTATAGGTTACCTCTTAATCATACGCATATGAAAGCCTTTATGGCATCTTTACAATGAGAGTGATAATTAATGACCTGATTTGCTAATCATAACATGCTGATAATTATTTGCAGTTGACATACGCATTCACAACTTATATTAATTAATGATTTCTCAGGTTCTTGGCTTTGGGGAATATATTGAAGAAGTTTATGCTGCATATGAACAACACAGGCTAGAGACCATGGTAACTGCTCATTTCTATATCTTCGTGCATTAGTTTGACCTGTTATGTAGGATGCTTCAATGACTTCCTGTTGAATAGCTAGATTTACCTATGGACAAAAAAAAGAAGCTAGATTTATCCATCTATTGAGCCACTGCCTCTTTTCATTTTCGTGGAACTGTCATcttagcccccccccccccccaaaaaaaaataaaaaaaaaatcagtcTCATCCTCACCCTCGCTCCATGAACCCATGCATGTGGTTTACCCAAATAAAGTagcttttcaaaaaaaaaaaagcaaagagtCTGATAAATGCATTGCCTTCTGCTGTATCTTCAACCACAGGACACGGTTAGATCAGGGAGGTGCAGCAATGGCGCTGCAAtgactgaagaagaagcactagctgagCAACAGAGGATGTTTGCTGAGGCACGTGCAAGGATGAATGGCAGTGCTACAGTTCCCGCAAAACAGCCTGATtcagaagaagcactagctgagCAACAGAGAATGTTTGCTGAGGCACATGCAGGGATGAACGGCGGTGTTACAGTTCCCTCGAAACAGCCTGATTCAGAGGCGGACCAAAACTTGACTAGTTAATTTTAGGACTTCTTTGTTTGTTCTGTAGGCAAGCACCTTTGACTCATTTCTATAAGTGGTTTCTCTTATCTTTATGTACAAAAAGCTCCTGTCCCGAGTGCTAGTTATGTGAACTCTCCTTCAATTTGTACTTGTCTCCATATATTGTGTGTAATTAATGAGCAGAATGATCTACATTCTTCAAGTGCTTTCAGTGTTTGTCGCTATGGGCGAGTCTGCTCTCTGTCACTATAAAGGCCCTTCAACTTAGCCACTGCCCCAAGGAGCAAAATGTGGTCAATATCTTTGGGGTGTGCATTTCCAGTTCCACCCAAATAAAACTAAATTGTCAAGTTGTGGGAAAGAATGGTGAATGTGATGGTTATTTAATTGGTCATTGTTGAATTAGTGATCCCATTCAGTATTGAGAAAAGAGAATACACCTCCCATGCTGTTTGATTTAGCCCCAAAATCAGTTTTTGCTTGTTGTTGAGCAGTGATTTTACACCTCAGTGAAAGAGGATAAGGAAACAGTGAATCCTAAAAGCCAACTTCAGCTTTATATCAGTGTTGCAGGTTCTTGATTGGTATCATTATGTTTCATGTCTTTTCTAGGGGTTGAGGACAGAATATGAGTGCTTGCTCGAGCTGAATCCAACATCATCACTGGCTGTCCTTTGGGTTTGGATTCAGGTTTATCACAAGCAGCAAACATGAGGCAGAACATTGTGCTGGGAGGATATCTACTGTAAACAGTGACTGATCCTTGGTTCTCTTCCTCTGTGATTTCAGTGACAACTTGCTCATTTTTCAAAAAGCCTTTTAAGTTCCTATACAGTGATGGTCTTGTCAATAATGACGTAACTACTTGTATATCTCTAAGACAAAACACTAAATCCTAAACTGGTAAAAATGGTAACTAACCTACTATTGTAGTTTAAACTACACTGATATCAAAAAGATCTTTACAACACTAATAGCAAACtaagtgtaatcccacaagtgtaatttggggagggtaatgtgtacggaGACTCTACCCTTACCTTGTGAACGTAGTGAGGTTGCTTCCGATAAACCTTCGGCATAAGAAACAGTGATAAAAAAATTCTTGACATTGTCATAAAATTCAGATTATTCTCTGAAGAGAAAAAATAAACTGTTCAAGTCAAAGAAGAGTCAGTCAAGTTACTCCTTTTGCACCATACcccaaaaagaaagtgaaataaCATATCCTGTGTCTCCCTGAGATTCCTTTCTTTATGTACAATTTTTCTCTCTGTTGCATTCTCCCCCACAACCCTATAGGACCTGTATTTCATTCCTAATTCCCATCAAAGTTGGTGGGGTAGCTTATGCTTTCCCTTTGTCAGATTCCTATATCTAAAAGTAGTAGAAGCAAAACATTAAGGAAAGAAAGTAGATTTCCCttcaaaagaacaaaacagaCTCTCTACACCCCTCAACTCCTATTCTCCTACACAAAAACACTTAAAAGGTTCCTAGTTTTTTTTTCCTCCCTTTCTTAGATGAAGTCATGAAGACAATACCATCTATTTCCTGGTCCTAACGATACTGGTATTATCTGTCTGACTACTGTTACTGATCTATTGTCTCTGTCTTTTtgtgagccgagggtctatcggaaacaacctatCTACTCCTTCAGGGTAAggataaggtctgcatacacactacccttcccagaccccacttgtgggatttcactgattttgttgttgttgttagacgAAGACAAACATGGCTAAGAGTTTTCAAGACCTGTCCTCCAAGAGGCAGTTTCACTGGACAACCAAAATCAGCAATGAAGAAGCAGAAGTAGAAGAATATCCATCCCTAATTCCCTCTTCAAACAAAAACATAACTTCAAAAGTAATCCCTCAAGTCTCAAGGACCAACTCCAAGTCTTCATCTTTAAACACTATCCATGACAACAAGACAGATGACAAGAAGTTAAATCAAGAATCAGCTACAGCAGTTTCATCAGCATCTGTTACAACAACAAGAAGGAAACTGCAAACAATAACAGTGGCCAGGCTAAAGTCTGTCCTAATAGCAATTGGCAGAAACAGGATACACTTCCAACAAGGTCTTGGAACAAGAGTTGTAGGCACCCTTTTCGGCCACAAGCGTGGACACGTACATTTTGCATTTCAGAAAGATCCCAATTCACAACCAGCTTTCTTGATTGAGCTTGCCACTCCTGTAAGTGTACTAGTCCAAGAAATGGCATCAGGCTTGGTTAGAATTGCATTGGAATGTgacaaggaagaagaaaaaaaggtggcaagactgaTAGATGAGCCTAAATGGAAAACTTACTGTAATGGAAAGAATTGTGGTTATGCGACAAGACGGGAATGTGGGCCGAAAGAATTGCAGATACTTAAAGCTGTGGAGCCAATTTCAACAGGTGCTGGTGTTTTGCCAGGGAATGAAAATGGGGGTACTGACTCTGGTGAGATTATGTATATGAGGGCTAAGTTTGAGAGAGTTGTTGGCTCTAGAGATTCAGAGGCATTTTATATGATGAATCCTGATAGAAATGGAGCTCCTGAACTTAGTTTCTACTTGCTTAGAGTCTAAGCAGTCAATGGAAGATCCCAATTTTCAATGACTTagttttgcttttctcttttctttaagAGAGTTAAACTGAACTATAATCCTTTCTTGATCTAACTTCCAAAGGCATGGAGGTCTAGCCACGTCCAATGTTTTTAgtatttttcttcttgttttgaAGAAAATGTGGTTAGAGGATGGTTTATGGTTAATGGTATACTGTATTTTTTCTCTT
Coding sequences within:
- the LOC104231126 gene encoding protein Dr1 homolog encodes the protein MEPMDIVGKNKEDASLPKATMTKIIKEMLPPDVRVARDTQDLLIECCVEFINLISSESNEVCNREERRTIAPEHVLKALEVLGFGEYIEEVYAAYEQHRLETMDTVRSGRCSNGAAMTEEEALAEQQRMFAEARARMNGSATVPAKQPDSEEALAEQQRMFAEAHAGMNGGVTVPSKQPDSEADQNLTS
- the LOC104231125 gene encoding protein MIZU-KUSSEI 1-like → MAKSFQDLSSKRQFHWTTKISNEEAEVEEYPSLIPSSNKNITSKVIPQVSRTNSKSSSLNTIHDNKTDDKKLNQESATAVSSASVTTTRRKLQTITVARLKSVLIAIGRNRIHFQQGLGTRVVGTLFGHKRGHVHFAFQKDPNSQPAFLIELATPVSVLVQEMASGLVRIALECDKEEEKKVARLIDEPKWKTYCNGKNCGYATRRECGPKELQILKAVEPISTGAGVLPGNENGGTDSGEIMYMRAKFERVVGSRDSEAFYMMNPDRNGAPELSFYLLRV